The genomic stretch GAGTAGGCAGGGAGCACCACCCAACAGTAGCCATGGAAGGAGTGGTATTTCTGACTCCAGGAAAGCAGCACCATCACAAAAGAGCAGCACAGTCAATGCTCCCTAAAACTCCCTAAAGTCGGTTTACCAGAAAATTCCTAATGTGGCTTCCCAACTTCAGCTGCTTTAGCCCAGGGTTAAGGGTCTTATGGAGGAACACAGAGGAACCCGCCATCACATGTGCAGAGTCTTATTCTCCCTGAAGCCCTAGACGATCACTGTTGTTAAGCTCTTTGGAGACTCTCCTTTGCAGCTGGACAGCTGTCCAGTCTGCCACtaacacaggagaaaaggatGCTACAAGCCCTGCACCCTCCATTTCCTGGGCTCTCTCCACATGCAGACTGAGCTCCAGGAGGGGACAGTACCTTCTTCCAGCAGGCTAGTCTTGTGCAGAAGCATCAAGGATAACCATGAGGGGATCAGCACAGTTCCCAACCGCTCCCTACCACAGCGCAGCGCTGCCGGTGGCACACTGCAATCTGTCCCTGAACAGGTCTGCAACCCACTGCGTGTTGCCTCTCCCCACCAGCATTTCCTCTTGCAGAGCACTTACGGAGCTCACTCAATGACCGGATGGACTTGATCATTCAGAAAGTTAAGCCCAAGCTCCAGGACAGCGATGACATCAGCCATCTGGACGTTGAACTGAAGATAGAGGACTTCATCAGCCGGATGCAGCAGGTCCTTGGGCAGTCTTTTCCCCTGCAGATCACAGAGAAATTGTGCATGCTTCGGGAGTTGTTCCTCATTGTCACTGCTACGTGATAGACAACCACTGCGGCAGTGGGCACAAAGAACTTCATGTACCCTCTGTAAAACCCCCTCAAAAACcccatctcctgctgcagtCTCAAGTGTCATACATCATATGGGTTTGTTTAtacatttctttggaaaaaatgtctGGTTTATATGGCCtcaaaatttcctttcaaactTGCCTCACCCTACAGTTTTACAAGGTACTTtgtacacttttaaaaaataaattatttttgtatttgccGAGACTCTTCCATCTTGGTGCCAGCCCTGTCCAAAGGAAGTGCAGAGCTCTGACAGCTGTACCTTGGGATAGTATTAGACTAATGCAGCCATAAACTCCAACAATAGTTTGCACAGCAAGCAAAATGCCAAAATACCTGTTCAATATTTGGGAAAAGAtaatacttaagaaaaaaagcaggtgtGGGCTGTAGTGAGGGCATTCACAGTGCAGAGATCCCAAAGCCATGCTGGTCAGTCCTTAGGAGAGGAACATTTCTGttccaaataaaatacatctaCATGGCTTTGCCCAAGGTGATTAGCATGTCAAGAGGGAGGACTGGATAGCAACATCAGCTGAAAAGGCTGTGCCTCTTCCAGAATGCACCAAAGCATCTGCAGTACAGGCAAGCACACATTATGATGAACACTGAATTCAAATACACTGCCATCAATTCAAATCACAGCTGCGGTCAGAGAGCAATTATGCATTTCTAGAGAAGGTCTCTTCAGACAGTTCAGAAGCAACAGAGATTgggagtgggaaaaaaagactcCTCCTGTAGCTGCCCACCACCCCTGTACCTGCCCCTGCGGTAGACAACCCTCAGCAGGGTCCCAGTGAGGAGACCAGAGCCTAGGAGCATCGAGCAGCACAGTCACAGCCGGGAACAGAGCAGTCCTGCTGTTAGTGCTGCACACACTGAAGACCTGGTGCTTGCTACACAGCAAGGCCTCATCCAGAAGCCTGGCTTATTAGCCAAGAACAGTTTGGAAGGGTATGACCTAGGGCTGACTGGTTTGCTCCTTGTTCTTTAGGAAGCCTCTTTCCACCTGCCAGATGTGGCACAAACCACTCATCCACATGACATTGCCCCTCTAATCCAGGGATAAGCTATCCAGGGAAAAGTAATCTGTTTGGGAATAGTAGCCAGGAGTTTGCACTGTTGGCAATGCAAGTGCTCTCTGCTCTAGAAGGCTGCTCTTCCTGCATAGTATGCTCATTCAGGTGTATTTTTCCAGATAGGTCCTTTAACTAGATTAGGCTTCTATCATTAGACTAGAAAAGAAACCACATTCCAGCAAGAGGTCCATAGTTATGGATTGTATTTTCTGATACATTGGTCATATCCCAATGATGTCGGAGTAAGCTACAGGAAGTAGAATATCACACCAAGAGGCCACACTTTAACCCAAGCCTTTTCAAACTAAACTATGAGATCAGCCTGTGTAACAAagacctgcagcagcagcctgtaCCAGCATACCTGGGTGCTTCAGAAGTTAACTTCACCACTTTTAGTCCTGCTAACTAGGAACACCAGTCTTCAGCTCTGACACCCCCAGCCCAGAACTGTGTGCTCTATCAGCAGTAGTTTGGCAGCTACAGATGCTACAAGAGCACTCGAACCAGAGCTTTTCAGAGGAAGGCAAAGCAGAGATGGCCACACAACTGAGAGCTGGGCACCTCTAAGCAAACAGCAGCCTGGCTCCCAAACCTGTGCCCACCTCCACAGTACAGGTGCAAACACAGCACACAAGCTGTAAGAGAAGCAATCTCAGGAACATGAAGAATCACCATTTGAATAGctcaagaaaacacaaagaCTTCATGTTTAATTTCATCTGCACAAGCCCCAAGACAGGCTTTAAACCTAGTCTCCCTGTCAAAAGGCAGTTTTATAGGGCAAACATTTTACCCTAGTGCAAGTGCTGCCAGAGCCTTATTAGGCACAACCTGACCCCACACTCACTGGACAGCCCCACATTTCTTCCATGGATGCACACCAAGGACCTCCATTCacaaggattttattttcttgtaacaaagaaaaaaaatcacacagagaCATGAATAGagacaaataaattaatatcaAATGAGAGACTGATTGCCAAGGTGCAAGTGTGACAGTGAAAACTGCTTGGTTGGGTATTAGACTTTCAACACAACACATCATTAGCAGTGCTGTTCAAGCTTCAGAAGAAGCAGAGCCACAAGATGTGCTTCTTCAGAGGGGACAGTAGCTAGCCAAGTGAGCCAAGCCTGCCTCACCCTCCAGGAGGAATGTTTGGTTTAAGAATGCAGAAAACCCAGAGCTCAATGTTACCAGCTGTTAAGTAACCTCTGTATAGTGTTCTTGCAACAGAGAAGCTTCCAGTACCAGGtgcaaggctgctgctgccacctcaCCACTGCAGAaagcctgctgctggctgagggAGCTCTGCAATACAATCAGGAGACAACAGAGGAGGCCCATTTGCCACAGGACAGGTCAAGATTACAGAGCAATGCTGCCTAAATGCTTAAGGGGTTAGATGGTAGCCAGGAGTTCCTTCTACTTTTCACAAAAGCAGGTGTTAGCTGTTCCCAGTAACTGGTTCTGAATAGGCCAAAAATTACATGTAGCTGTATCATAGCAGGGAGGAATGTTTACCCTTGATCTGCCCTCAGTCCTCCCCCAACcctgcaaaatgcatttaatgctgatgaaacagaaaacccTATCTGAGAAGTGCCCCTGGTATCTGATACACATCTACTACATGACTCATACAAGATGCTagaaaaaacacaaattaaGCAGCACCCAGACTGCCAGAACATCTGTCTTATCTAGGAGAAGGCAGGACAGTgttgttttgcagaaagaaggaaggaggattACTCTGTTCAAGCCACATCAGCTCTGGTCATTTCCACCTTTTTGGAGGAACATGAAGAGTAGGAAGAGAAGCAATTCTTCCTCGTTACTGCCAAGCCCCATCAGATTCTGTTCCCTGCCTTTCTATTAAGAGCATCTTCGAATGGTCACAGCTCCacaattcctttaaaaaaaatccaagaacaAAAGTAGTACTAGGTGTTGAACTGGATAGTAAGGGAGTGCTACACTTAAAACTAATCCACCACATTCCCAGAGCAGCTTCTTCCTGGCAGTTAATGGTCCAGTTTTCAGTCCTTGcttgttttcatcattttccaCTGGTGTTCTGTATATGCCAGACAAAACCACAGTGCTCCTGAGGGTACTTCAGCACTGAGCAGGACAAGACAATCAGACTACAGGTAGACAAGGCAGCCTGCTTGCACACCACATGCAGTCCTGTCCCACAAAACACAGTTCAAGGTTTTACTGTGGTGCAGCATACTGGGTAGCACATCTAGCAGGCTGAACTGGTGCAATACAGCAGGCAGGATGGTTTACATTGGTTTAGTACTAGTgcaggaggtttttttccaagactgGCTTTAGGAGGACATTCACaaccatttccttttctgagatGAAGAGCTAGAAGGGAGACTTTCCTATTTTGCTGCAGCACAATGGGACAGGGAAGCAGAGCCTAAGACACTCTGTAGTCCACTAAAGACACCAGAAGCATTCTTCCTAGAACCCTGTGGGAGTGAGCACATTCAGATCCCGAGGTTTGATATTATGGGAAcgtggagatttttttcttccttctgtgacTGGAATGTCCATTTTGGGTGGCTTGAAGGTGACTGGATCCTCTGGCATCCTAGTAGCCTGAGCACGCATCAGCTCCATTGGGGATGGCTTCTGGGCTCCCTTATAGGATTGGATGGTAAATCCtcctgatgaaaaaaaaaatcacagcaagtAAGAGCTAGGAAAACTAGCCAAGTCCTTTTTCCACTGCTGCCAGTGAGCCCTGTCACTGATGCCTGACACTGCAGAAAGCCTATGCAAGACACCGCAGCTAAAGCCTATACCACATCAGTGGCTGACACTTCCAGTTCTGGTTCCACCAGACAGCAGAGAGAGCAGAGTGAAAAGCTGTCACCTTCACACCCTGCCCATCCACTGCAGCTCAGTGCAAGTTATTTCTACTTTCAAAATCTTGGCATAGGTTTTTACCTAACTGCTTTATATCTAGGCACAGAAGTTACATGAATAGCACACAATCACAAGGTGGTCCTAGAAAGTAACAAGGCAAGCAGGATAAGGCTCCAGAAATAGCTAGCAAGTTTGTTGTGTGACAGTTCTCCCCTAGCTCTTGCAGGGCAGGAGATTTTAGAAGACACACCTGGATCATTGGTGGATTTCTGGATGGCTTTGGGTCCAAAAAAGCTCCATCTTTCAGATGGCAATTTGTCCCCACCAGCTTCCATGGCAAAGTCTGAGCCAGTGATAGAAGTAGAGGATCCTTGACTAAACCAAcccctagggaaaaaaaaataattgagataTATAAAACATGAGAACAAATACTTCAAGTTGCCCCACTGTGCCAGGAACTTTACATGTAGTTATCAGAGGCAATTTAAATGCTCTTAATTGGTTTGTTACCACCCAGGATGAAGATACATATGCTCAAGTTCCACAAGCTTTCAACATTTGGATCTATCCAAGACAAATCCACAGCAGGCTCTGAATTTCACCGCTTAGACAGTCCCTCACTGGATAAGGAGGTTATTTGTAGCAGCTCCCACCTCAGCATCCTGTAGGAAACCAAAGGAGGCAGTGGTCTGCCAGGAACAGAGTACCTGGTTTTAtgcctgggagaggagtggggagTGCTGCTTGGAGTGGACTGAGCAGAAGATGTCTGCTTGTCATCTTTTGTCATCTCTCCACTCTGCATTTTTAGCTTCTGTTAGGAGAGgcaagagaaacacaaaagcaacAGAGCTTAAATACAAGACATAATCAACAAACAGCCAGTTTTATTGTCAAAACTGGACAACTGTTTTATATCACAGACAATAGAGGATTTAAGTATCACTTCACCTAAAGCTAAACCTAGTATTACAATACTTGCATACACCCCTTAAACTTCTTTCCACATCAGATATAAGCATTTTGGAAGTCCACTACGCTCAAGACACATCCTCCAGGCTAGAGGAAGTAAAATAACACCTACAGCTCACTCTGCAATTCAGAGTCACTACCCAACAGTAATGCACTGCTTCAATACCAGCATTCATAGGGAGGTTGCAGATGCAGCAGAGATGGCTTACACACCAGTTCAGCTACCTGATAACAAGTCTAAATGCCACAGCAACCATTtgtctgcagcatttttcagagCAACAAAGCTTTCAGTCCCACAAGTTCTCTAAGGAAGGTGAGACCAGGCCTCATACAGAAGGTGCAAGTCTAGGAGTACTAGACCCTGGGAAGTAATCCACATACAACAGGATGGAAACACTGCTCTAGGACCAAGACAAACTGCATTTTAAGAGTATGCCTGgtcataaaacaaaacaggaactGGGTGTATGTGAACCAGGTTATTACAAGTCAGACAGTACAAACTGAACTTTGAAGAAGTCACTTGAAGGGCAGTTATAGTTCAAACACCAACTACACAGGCACCTTCTGTTTCCTGTGGCTATCCAAGCCACACTAATGCAATTCACCAACACTGTTACTGAAACTTTGACCTTGTGGGAGTACACTTGGAGAGTTTACTATTAAACTCCAACTGCAAAATTACTGTGGGCAACTGAGCTCATCAGAAACATATTGATTCAAGACCTTTGTCTTTATTTCCACTAACAGGCCAGCCCAATTTCATCTGCTAACTTCCACATCAGAAATGCACAGTTTACAAGTTCTCTGGGGAGGCTGTTAGAACAGTCAACAGCAGGGCACCATTCAAAGATACAGCAAGAAACTGGATTCTGTATAGGGACATCCCCTCTTGGAAAGACAACTGTGACAGTCTGACATGACTGTGGAATATgacagatttcagaaaaaagtttgtttcaaAACTAAAAAGGCTAACCCtaactttaaaatataagtgggtaacttttttcttttacacaaTGAGCTAAAAGCCTTCAGGGGAAGCAGTTTAAGTAGAGTCCTAGCAACATGCTCCAAAAGTTATGTCACCAGACAGGTGTTAAGCTAGTACACAGCCTACACAGAGAAAGCCAATGCAAAACAAGCCTTACGTGGACTGCCTCAGCCACTCGGTGATACTTGGTCTCCTCAGTAGTGAGGCCTTTGTGGGGAGTGTAGCCAGCATCtctcagccctgcctgctgctcaaaGCGCTGAATGCTCTCCTGAGTCTGCTCTGGAACAGACAAGAGCACATAATCACACAGAAATGCCACCACAAGCAGTTCTAGTGAACAAAGGCAACTTAAGCAACCAGATGTAAGACCCTTTTTGCATCATTCATCCTACATGTTGCGATGAGTTGATAGAGGCAGCAAGATGAAGCTAATGAGATATTGTGACTTGAAAACTACCCTCAGTCATAGGGGTAAGTCAGATGAGCAGTGATTTGTCCCAAATCACCAGACATATTACAAATGCAACACCTGTAATTAAACCATGTCACCCAAGCAGCTGCATCGCTCCTAATTACAACTTCCTCGATCTAGGAGACCCCAGTAAGCTGGACATTTTAAGCAGCCCTCTAGGTTCAAGGGACTTTTGTTTGGCCAACAAAAAATGAAGTCTTCTGGAAGACTGCCCACACTAGCTAATCTGACAATCACAGCCTTGCAGAACAGGTGGTAAAGACTCCCAGTGATTCCTGACTAGGTAAAATAAGCTATTTCAGCCAAATACAGAGCCAGCATCTAATGCACTGATATCAacttcagttctgaaaaatCCAAGGActcactgccccctcccccaTCAGCATAAGTGTTCACTCCCCTAGTGGAACTAAGAAAAGTCAAAAGAAATCAGAGCACAAAAAGATTACTGGAAAAGCCCAATGTCTTCTTTAAAAGAGATAAGACTTCCCATGTTAAAGTTATTTGCAGGGATAGTGCACTGTATATATGAGAAATCTAGAGGACCCTTGTCTGTTTATTTCCAACTCATGACTGAATGTTCTTCCTGGAAGGTGCAGGTTGGGGCTCCTGACCATTTACTGCACAAGAACATTTTTATGCCGTGATGGTTTTAACTAGATTAGCATTTTATCATTAGACTAGAACAggagctgctttccagaaggAGGTCCATATTCCTGGATGTTATTTTCTGATGTGTTGATTACTTTTGAGCCAAAACTGAAataagtgcaaacatacagctattCCAAAATGCTGGTCTGAAAAATCTAGAAGTCTTTGGAAACACTGCTTGGAGGAAAAGATGAAGCTCAGATCCCAGCTGCTagaagaggaggcagcaggg from Pelecanus crispus isolate bPelCri1 chromosome 8, bPelCri1.pri, whole genome shotgun sequence encodes the following:
- the KIAA1191 gene encoding putative monooxygenase p33MONOX, producing the protein MSSRQPDAPALEQGGGARPGKMSLPIGVPRRAFSYDDALEDTAPMTPPPADLCANVLWKQPVIPERKYQELSKIEEGDANMNAPVITPSSSTESVNKVPVVKAKATHIIMNSLITKQTQESIQRFEQQAGLRDAGYTPHKGLTTEETKYHRVAEAVHKLKMQSGEMTKDDKQTSSAQSTPSSTPHSSPRHKTRGWFSQGSSTSITGSDFAMEAGGDKLPSERWSFFGPKAIQKSTNDPGGFTIQSYKGAQKPSPMELMRAQATRMPEDPVTFKPPKMDIPVTEGRKKSPRSHNIKPRDLNVLTPTGF